The following proteins come from a genomic window of Aquimarina sp. MAR_2010_214:
- a CDS encoding alpha/beta fold hydrolase — protein MKHELKKDGKFSYLDLGKGTPIIILHGLMGGLSNFEGVGSYFPEHGYKVLIPELPVYTLPLLKTKVSTYARYLKDFIDHLGYGDKEVILLGNSLGGHIALLCTKMFPEKVKGLIITGSSGLYESAMGESYPKRGDYEYIKAKAENVFYDAEIATKEIVDEVYATVNDRNKLIRTLAIAKSAIRHNMAKDLPKMNTPTCIIWGKNDNVTPPEVADDFNRLLPDSDLYWIDKCGHAAMMEHPEEFNQLLYNWLQERNF, from the coding sequence ATGAAGCACGAATTAAAAAAAGACGGAAAATTTAGTTATCTAGATTTAGGAAAAGGCACACCAATCATTATTTTACATGGACTGATGGGTGGTTTGAGTAATTTTGAAGGTGTTGGTTCTTACTTCCCTGAACATGGGTATAAGGTACTGATTCCAGAACTCCCTGTATACACTTTACCTTTGCTAAAAACAAAAGTTAGTACTTATGCCAGGTACCTTAAAGATTTTATAGACCACTTAGGATATGGTGATAAAGAAGTTATACTTTTAGGGAACTCTCTAGGAGGACATATTGCTCTTTTATGCACCAAAATGTTTCCTGAAAAAGTAAAAGGTCTGATTATAACCGGAAGTTCTGGCCTTTATGAAAGTGCCATGGGTGAAAGCTACCCTAAACGAGGTGATTATGAATATATCAAAGCTAAAGCTGAAAATGTATTTTATGATGCCGAAATTGCTACCAAAGAAATTGTAGATGAAGTATACGCTACTGTTAATGATCGAAATAAGTTAATCAGAACTCTTGCTATTGCCAAGAGCGCTATTCGACATAACATGGCAAAAGACTTACCAAAAATGAATACTCCAACTTGTATTATTTGGGGAAAAAATGACAATGTCACCCCTCCAGAAGTTGCAGATGATTTTAATCGTTTATTACCTGACTCTGACTTGTATTGGATTGACAAATGTGGTCATGCTGCTATGATGGAACATCCAGAAGAATTTAACCAATTACTATACAATTGGTTACAAGAACGTAACTTCTAA
- the mraZ gene encoding division/cell wall cluster transcriptional repressor MraZ, whose product MVNLIGTYECKADAKGRLMMPVAFKKQLSPVLQDGFVLKRAVFQSCLELYPMEEWNLLMQKMNKLNRFKKKNNDFIRKFTAGVKVVEIDAAGRLLIPKDLVDFAGITKDLVLSSAVNIIEIWDKDQYEKAIDDAAVDFADLAEEVMGFDDEIDND is encoded by the coding sequence GTGGTAAATCTAATCGGTACATACGAGTGTAAGGCAGACGCTAAGGGACGTCTAATGATGCCTGTGGCTTTTAAGAAGCAACTCTCGCCTGTGTTACAAGATGGATTTGTATTAAAAAGAGCCGTTTTTCAATCTTGTTTGGAGTTGTATCCGATGGAAGAGTGGAATCTTTTAATGCAAAAAATGAATAAACTCAACCGCTTTAAAAAGAAAAACAATGATTTTATCAGAAAGTTTACTGCAGGTGTAAAAGTAGTAGAAATTGATGCAGCTGGTCGTCTTTTGATTCCAAAAGATCTAGTTGATTTTGCTGGAATTACTAAAGACTTAGTGTTGTCATCTGCTGTGAATATTATAGAGATTTGGGACAAAGATCAATATGAAAAGGCAATTGATGATGCAGCTGTAGATTTTGCAGATTTGGCAGAAGAAGTAATGGGGTTTGATGACGAAATAGATAATGATTAA
- the rsmH gene encoding 16S rRNA (cytosine(1402)-N(4))-methyltransferase RsmH: MEYHNPVLLKETVDGLAVKPNGIYVDVTFGGGGHSSEILKRLGPEGKLFAFDQDQDALGNAIDDDRFTLINENFRFIKRFLRFYGVKKVDGILGDFGVSSHQFDVADRGFSTRFEADLDMRMNQSGEISAYHVINEYDESDLRVMFLQYGELRNAPKLARAIVGARKEGNLKTSVELKEVLKPFLPKHKEHKILAQIYQAIRIEVNQEIEALKEFLIQTTELLDPKGRVSLISYHSLEDRLVKRFIRGGMFEGEPEKDLYGNVSVPFKKVGGLIVPGEEEIKENNRARSAKLRIAERI, translated from the coding sequence ATGGAATATCATAACCCGGTTTTACTTAAAGAAACTGTAGATGGTCTGGCGGTAAAGCCAAATGGAATCTATGTCGATGTGACATTTGGGGGAGGAGGTCATTCTAGTGAAATTCTGAAACGATTAGGACCAGAAGGGAAATTATTTGCTTTTGATCAGGATCAGGATGCTTTGGGAAATGCAATTGATGATGATCGATTTACTTTAATAAATGAAAACTTTAGATTCATTAAACGATTCCTTCGATTCTACGGAGTTAAAAAAGTAGATGGGATTTTGGGGGATTTTGGGGTTTCTTCACATCAATTTGATGTAGCAGATAGGGGCTTTTCTACTAGGTTTGAAGCAGATCTGGATATGAGGATGAATCAAAGTGGAGAAATATCAGCTTATCATGTAATCAATGAATATGATGAATCTGACCTAAGAGTAATGTTTCTACAATATGGAGAATTGCGAAATGCTCCTAAGTTAGCAAGAGCAATAGTTGGAGCTAGAAAAGAAGGGAACTTAAAAACCAGCGTAGAGCTAAAAGAAGTTCTAAAGCCGTTTTTGCCAAAGCATAAAGAACATAAAATACTAGCTCAGATATATCAAGCGATTAGAATCGAAGTAAATCAAGAGATTGAAGCTCTTAAGGAATTTTTAATACAAACAACAGAGCTTTTGGACCCTAAAGGAAGGGTTAGTTTGATTTCGTATCATTCTCTAGAAGATAGATTGGTAAAGAGATTTATACGTGGCGGGATGTTTGAAGGAGAGCCAGAAAAAGATCTGTATGGGAATGTATCGGTGCCTTTTAAAAAAGTAGGAGGATTGATAGTTCCGGGAGAAGAAGAAATTAAGGAAAATAATAGGGCACGAAGTGCAAAACTGAGAATAGCTGAAAGAATTTGA
- a CDS encoding FtsL-like putative cell division protein, with amino-acid sequence MKQTIYDILKGKFLIADDAMKNWRMLLFLSFLAIIMIASSHNAESKVHEIARLNNEVRELRTHFVDGKTELMRLKMESSIIKKMTQKGLKRPERPPRKIIVKN; translated from the coding sequence TTGAAGCAAACAATTTATGACATATTAAAAGGTAAGTTTCTTATTGCAGATGATGCAATGAAGAATTGGAGGATGTTATTGTTTCTTTCTTTTTTGGCAATAATAATGATTGCAAGTTCTCATAATGCAGAGAGTAAAGTGCATGAGATTGCTAGATTGAATAATGAAGTTAGAGAGTTAAGAACACATTTTGTAGATGGAAAGACCGAATTAATGAGATTGAAGATGGAGTCATCAATAATAAAAAAGATGACACAAAAAGGATTAAAACGTCCTGAAAGACCTCCTAGAAAAATAATAGTAAAAAACTAA
- a CDS encoding penicillin-binding protein — protein sequence MAIKEKNILNRLYFIAACMFVFAIAVLAKLVNIQFVEGDMYRQKAQERVFKTFDIPANRGNLYDSKGNLLATSVPKYDIRFDALAVNDKDFRAHIKPLCTALSKEFGKPVSYYDKIIRTARANKNRYLLLRRNLGYSQYMRVKKFPLFEFGANRGGLIVEQRTVREHPIGKIAERTVGYERRDEQGYYTRVGLEGAYGPFLRGKEGKRKKQKIAKNQWKPIGDANEVEPQDGYDVVSTIDVNIQDIAHHALLAQLEIFEAEHGTVVVMETKTGEIKAISNLGRTNAGKYYEKLNYAVGESHEPGSTFKLMTMVAALEDRVIDSSYVVDTENGRVKFYDRIVKDSKWGGYGKISVAKAFELSSNTAFAKMINENYKDNPRKFVDRLINMGLGETLGLAIKGEGKPKIPYPGDKDWYGTTLPWMAHGYGVAITPLQTLVFYNAIANDGEMVKPRFIKEVKTWDKTRERFDKEILNPTICSKETAKIVQEMMENVVKRGTADNIRTENFGIAGKTGTCWGNYGRDKEREYISSFAGYFPSDKPIYSCIVVIHKPNKKKGYYGSEVAAPVFKTIATKIYNDIPVIDEVSYAVVESNSVVNSYEKYYQNAQKYKTIMPNVTGMPAMDVISLLENMGLKVELKGSGRVKKQSIKPGTKVKINQTVRLELS from the coding sequence TTGGCAATAAAAGAAAAAAACATATTAAACCGGTTGTATTTCATAGCAGCGTGTATGTTCGTCTTTGCAATAGCAGTATTGGCCAAGTTAGTGAATATACAGTTTGTAGAAGGAGATATGTATCGCCAGAAAGCTCAGGAGCGAGTTTTTAAAACTTTTGATATACCTGCAAATCGAGGTAATTTGTATGATAGCAAAGGGAACCTTTTGGCAACATCTGTCCCTAAATATGATATACGATTTGATGCACTGGCAGTAAATGATAAAGATTTTAGAGCGCATATTAAGCCACTTTGTACAGCATTATCCAAAGAATTTGGGAAACCAGTTTCATATTATGATAAGATTATAAGAACAGCAAGAGCTAATAAGAATAGATACTTGTTGCTACGAAGAAATTTAGGGTATTCTCAGTATATGAGGGTCAAAAAGTTTCCTTTGTTCGAATTTGGAGCCAATCGAGGAGGGTTAATAGTAGAACAACGCACAGTAAGAGAGCATCCTATAGGAAAGATAGCTGAACGTACTGTAGGGTATGAAAGAAGAGATGAGCAAGGGTATTATACCAGAGTAGGTTTAGAAGGAGCTTATGGGCCATTTTTAAGAGGGAAAGAAGGAAAACGAAAAAAACAAAAGATAGCAAAGAATCAATGGAAACCCATAGGGGATGCAAATGAAGTAGAGCCGCAAGATGGGTATGATGTTGTTTCTACCATTGATGTAAATATACAAGATATAGCGCATCACGCATTACTAGCTCAACTTGAAATATTTGAAGCAGAGCATGGTACTGTAGTCGTTATGGAAACTAAAACGGGAGAAATAAAAGCCATCTCTAATCTAGGACGTACTAATGCAGGAAAATATTATGAAAAACTAAATTATGCTGTTGGAGAATCTCATGAACCGGGGTCTACATTTAAATTGATGACAATGGTTGCAGCTTTAGAGGATAGAGTAATTGATTCAAGTTATGTAGTAGATACAGAAAATGGTCGTGTAAAATTTTATGATAGAATTGTGAAAGATTCAAAATGGGGAGGATACGGAAAAATATCTGTAGCAAAAGCATTTGAGTTATCATCGAATACTGCTTTCGCTAAAATGATTAATGAAAACTATAAAGATAATCCGAGAAAATTTGTAGATCGGTTAATTAATATGGGGCTTGGAGAAACACTTGGATTGGCAATTAAAGGAGAAGGGAAGCCTAAAATCCCTTATCCAGGAGATAAAGATTGGTATGGGACTACATTGCCATGGATGGCACATGGTTATGGTGTTGCAATTACTCCATTACAAACATTAGTTTTTTATAACGCAATCGCTAATGATGGCGAAATGGTAAAGCCCAGATTTATTAAAGAAGTGAAAACTTGGGATAAAACCAGAGAGCGATTTGATAAAGAAATTCTTAATCCAACAATATGTTCTAAAGAAACCGCAAAAATTGTTCAGGAGATGATGGAAAATGTGGTTAAGAGAGGAACAGCAGACAATATTCGTACTGAGAATTTTGGTATTGCAGGCAAGACAGGTACATGTTGGGGGAATTACGGAAGAGATAAAGAACGTGAATATATATCATCTTTTGCTGGCTATTTTCCTTCTGATAAACCTATATACTCTTGTATTGTAGTGATTCATAAACCAAATAAGAAAAAAGGATATTATGGTAGCGAGGTTGCTGCTCCAGTCTTTAAAACCATTGCCACAAAAATATATAATGATATACCAGTGATTGATGAGGTGTCTTATGCTGTTGTAGAGAGTAATTCAGTGGTTAATAGTTATGAAAAGTATTATCAGAATGCTCAAAAATACAAAACTATAATGCCTAATGTAACTGGTATGCCGGCAATGGATGTAATCTCTCTTTTAGAAAATATGGGGCTGAAAGTCGAATTAAAAGGATCGGGAAGAGTGAAAAAACAATCTATAAAGCCAGGAACTAAAGTGAAGATAAACCAAACAGTGAGATTAGAATTATCGTGA
- a CDS encoding UDP-N-acetylmuramoyl-L-alanyl-D-glutamate--2,6-diaminopimelate ligase, which yields MIELKDILYKVAINAVVGNTTMSVNKIEFDSRKVEQDDVFVAIRGSISDGHDYIGKAVDQGALVVICEKAPSIVVSGVTYVEVEDTQSALAIMASNYYDSPSGNLKLVGVTGTNGKTTIATLLYQLFKKAGFKVGLLSTVKVVVDTKVYNATHTTPDSLAINYYLNEMNIAGVEYCFMEVSSHGIHQKRTEGLEFAGGVFTNLSHDHLDYHNTFKEYRDVKKVFFDNLPSKAFALVNKDDKNGSFMVQNTKAKQHSYALKSYADYRGQILESSLEGLLLKLNDHEVWAKLIGSFNAYNLLAIFGTAELLGLETLETLQLLSDLQSVSGRFQYLISDKKITAIVDYAHTPDALKNVLETINDIRTNNETLITVVGCGGDRDKMKRPVMGNIAAKLSNKTIFTSDNPRTENPDQIIEDIEKGVEPQDYKKTLAITDRKQAIKTACQLANKDDIILIAGKGHETYQEINGERTDFNDFEIVKQELKKLNK from the coding sequence GTGATAGAGTTAAAAGACATTCTATATAAGGTAGCGATTAACGCCGTAGTTGGTAATACAACAATGAGCGTTAATAAGATTGAATTCGACTCAAGGAAAGTTGAACAGGATGATGTGTTCGTAGCTATCAGGGGTTCTATTTCTGATGGTCATGATTATATAGGAAAAGCTGTTGATCAGGGAGCCTTGGTTGTGATCTGCGAAAAGGCACCAAGTATTGTAGTTAGTGGTGTAACCTATGTAGAGGTTGAAGATACACAATCTGCATTGGCAATCATGGCATCTAATTATTATGATTCTCCTTCGGGAAATTTAAAATTAGTTGGGGTGACTGGTACCAATGGTAAAACAACGATAGCAACTTTACTATATCAACTTTTTAAGAAAGCTGGATTTAAAGTGGGGTTGTTGTCTACAGTAAAAGTTGTAGTAGATACCAAAGTGTATAATGCGACACATACTACTCCGGATTCTTTAGCTATCAACTACTACCTCAATGAAATGAATATTGCAGGAGTAGAATACTGTTTTATGGAGGTTAGCTCCCATGGAATACACCAAAAACGTACTGAAGGATTAGAGTTTGCTGGAGGGGTTTTTACAAACCTATCTCATGATCATTTAGATTACCATAATACATTCAAAGAATATCGTGATGTAAAGAAAGTGTTTTTTGATAATCTACCATCAAAAGCATTTGCACTAGTAAATAAGGATGATAAGAACGGAAGTTTTATGGTTCAAAATACTAAAGCAAAACAACATAGCTATGCCCTAAAATCCTATGCAGACTATAGAGGTCAAATTTTAGAGAGTAGTCTAGAAGGATTATTGCTAAAGTTAAATGACCATGAAGTTTGGGCAAAACTAATAGGTAGCTTTAATGCGTATAATCTACTGGCAATTTTTGGTACAGCCGAATTATTAGGGCTCGAAACCTTAGAGACTCTTCAACTGCTAAGTGATTTGCAAAGTGTAAGCGGTAGGTTTCAATATTTGATCTCTGATAAAAAAATTACTGCAATAGTTGATTATGCACATACACCTGATGCATTGAAAAATGTGTTAGAGACCATTAATGATATTCGAACCAATAATGAAACACTGATTACAGTTGTAGGATGTGGTGGAGATAGGGATAAAATGAAACGTCCTGTGATGGGGAACATTGCAGCAAAACTTAGTAATAAAACAATTTTTACGAGTGATAATCCCAGAACAGAAAATCCAGATCAAATTATAGAAGATATTGAGAAAGGAGTAGAACCTCAGGATTATAAAAAAACACTGGCAATTACAGATAGAAAACAAGCTATTAAAACAGCATGCCAATTAGCGAATAAAGATGATATCATTCTAATTGCGGGTAAAGGGCATGAAACCTATCAGGAAATTAATGGAGAGCGGACTGATTTTAATGATTTTGAAATTGTCAAACAAGAACTAAAGAAACTAAATAAATAA
- the mraY gene encoding phospho-N-acetylmuramoyl-pentapeptide-transferase translates to MLYYLFEYLESEYQFPGATLFQFITFRAAMAIILSLLISTIYGKRIINFLRKKQMGESIRELGLDGQAEKAGTPTMGGIIIILATLVPVLLFAKLDNIYVILLIITTLWMGVIGFTDDYLKIKRKDKEGLAGKFKIIGQVGLGLIVGCTMYFHNDITIKEEKVKSETEQIVNAGEEVSDFNPAIKSTKTTIPFFKNNEFDYSDLITWISPEMEKYAWLIFIPIVIFIVTAVSNGANLTDGIDGLAAGSSAIMVLTLALFAWVSGNIIFSDYLNVMYIPNSGEMTIYITAFAGALVGFLWYNTYPAQVFMGDTGSLTIGGIIAVIAIAIRKEFLIPVVCGIFFIETVSVMMQVSWFKYTKKRHGEGRRIFLMSPLHHHYQKKGIHESKIVTRFWIVGIFLAIIAVITLKVR, encoded by the coding sequence ATGCTATACTATCTATTCGAATATTTGGAAAGCGAATACCAGTTCCCCGGGGCGACGTTGTTTCAGTTTATCACTTTTAGGGCAGCAATGGCAATTATTTTATCGCTATTGATCTCTACAATTTATGGTAAACGAATCATAAATTTTCTTAGAAAGAAACAGATGGGAGAAAGTATTCGCGAACTTGGTCTTGATGGTCAGGCTGAAAAAGCTGGTACGCCAACCATGGGAGGAATCATTATTATTTTGGCAACTCTGGTTCCTGTATTGTTGTTTGCTAAACTGGATAATATATATGTGATCTTATTGATCATTACCACATTGTGGATGGGGGTTATAGGTTTTACAGATGATTACCTAAAAATAAAAAGAAAAGATAAAGAAGGACTGGCAGGAAAATTCAAGATAATAGGACAAGTCGGACTTGGACTTATTGTAGGATGTACAATGTACTTTCATAATGATATTACTATCAAAGAAGAAAAAGTAAAATCAGAAACAGAGCAAATTGTAAATGCAGGAGAAGAGGTGTCAGATTTTAATCCGGCTATAAAATCTACAAAAACTACGATACCTTTTTTTAAGAACAATGAGTTTGACTATTCAGATTTGATAACATGGATTAGTCCCGAAATGGAAAAATATGCTTGGTTAATTTTTATACCTATTGTTATTTTTATTGTTACAGCGGTATCAAATGGAGCGAATCTCACAGATGGGATTGATGGTCTTGCAGCAGGTTCATCTGCAATAATGGTATTAACATTAGCTCTTTTTGCATGGGTGTCGGGTAATATTATTTTTTCAGATTATCTCAATGTGATGTATATCCCAAATTCTGGAGAAATGACCATCTATATTACTGCATTTGCAGGGGCATTAGTAGGGTTTCTATGGTATAATACGTATCCGGCTCAAGTGTTTATGGGGGATACAGGCAGCCTTACTATAGGAGGGATAATAGCAGTAATAGCAATCGCAATACGTAAAGAGTTTTTGATACCAGTTGTATGTGGCATCTTTTTTATTGAAACCGTATCAGTAATGATGCAGGTGAGTTGGTTTAAATATACCAAAAAGAGGCATGGAGAAGGAAGAAGAATTTTTCTAATGTCCCCATTGCACCATCACTATCAAAAAAAGGGGATTCATGAAAGTAAGATTGTTACTAGATTTTGGATTGTCGGCATTTTTTTGGCGATCATAGCAGTGATCACGCTTAAAGTGAGATAA
- a CDS encoding four helix bundle protein, with protein MKEVLKNRTKAFAIDCWNLCRKFPVTREYDAYCRQLIRCSSSVGANYRAACRAKSNADFINKLKIVEEEADESMYFLEIFLEISEKEHQGIKRLLKEADELLSIVVASIKTMRNRKS; from the coding sequence ATGAAAGAAGTATTAAAAAATAGAACAAAAGCATTTGCAATTGATTGTTGGAATTTATGTAGAAAGTTTCCTGTAACAAGAGAATATGATGCCTATTGTAGACAATTAATTAGGTGTTCTAGTTCTGTTGGGGCAAATTATAGAGCGGCTTGTCGGGCAAAATCAAATGCTGATTTCATAAACAAATTGAAAATAGTTGAAGAAGAGGCTGATGAGAGTATGTATTTTTTGGAAATCTTTTTAGAAATATCTGAAAAAGAACATCAGGGAATAAAAAGATTGTTAAAAGAAGCTGACGAGTTATTATCAATAGTTGTTGCTTCAATCAAAACAATGAGAAATCGTAAATCGTGA
- the murD gene encoding UDP-N-acetylmuramoyl-L-alanine--D-glutamate ligase — MKKRLVVLGAGESGVGTAILGKKEGFDVFVSDKGTITDQYKEVLRNFEIEWEEQQHTEVKILNADIVMKSPGIPDKVALIAKLHEKGIRVVSEIEFAVKYTAAQIVGITGSNGKTTTTMLTHYVLQHGGLEVNMAGNIGDSFAKQVAENDAPFYVLELSSFQLDGIEDFAPHIAVLTNITPDHLDRYEHQFENYIASKFRIAMNQNENDYFIYDADDTVITEYLKQHPVRSRLLPFSLTKKVENGAYLEEENITIIIDNNKVIMPTTNLALKGNHNVKNAMAAATVSQLLKIRKATIRECLENFHGVEHRLESVLKINNVQYINDSKATNVNATFYALDAMKSATVWIVGGVDKGNDYTELYSLVNEKVKAIICLGVDNSKIINAFGNCVDNIVETQSMKEAVNIAYKIAERNENVLLSPACASFDLFKNYEERGRQFKEAVREL, encoded by the coding sequence ATAAAAAAACGACTTGTCGTTTTAGGAGCAGGAGAAAGTGGAGTAGGAACTGCTATTCTGGGTAAAAAAGAAGGATTCGATGTCTTTGTTTCAGATAAGGGAACAATTACAGATCAATATAAAGAAGTTCTTAGAAATTTTGAAATTGAATGGGAAGAACAACAGCATACAGAAGTTAAAATTCTGAATGCAGATATCGTTATGAAAAGCCCCGGAATTCCTGATAAAGTAGCATTAATAGCGAAACTACATGAAAAAGGAATTCGTGTAGTGTCTGAGATAGAATTCGCTGTAAAGTACACAGCCGCTCAGATTGTGGGTATTACCGGGAGTAATGGAAAAACTACAACTACAATGCTTACACATTATGTGCTTCAGCATGGTGGTTTAGAAGTTAATATGGCTGGTAATATAGGAGATAGTTTTGCAAAACAAGTAGCAGAAAATGATGCTCCTTTTTATGTGCTTGAGCTAAGTAGTTTTCAGCTAGATGGAATAGAGGATTTTGCTCCGCATATTGCTGTTCTTACTAATATTACTCCGGATCATTTGGATCGATATGAACACCAATTTGAGAACTATATAGCGTCAAAATTCAGAATTGCAATGAATCAAAATGAAAATGATTATTTCATCTATGATGCAGACGATACAGTAATAACAGAATATTTAAAACAACATCCCGTTCGTTCAAGATTGTTGCCTTTTTCATTGACCAAAAAGGTAGAAAATGGAGCGTATTTAGAAGAAGAAAACATAACAATAATAATAGATAACAACAAAGTAATCATGCCAACAACAAATTTAGCATTAAAAGGAAATCACAATGTGAAAAACGCTATGGCCGCCGCTACAGTATCACAATTGTTAAAAATTAGAAAAGCAACCATTAGAGAATGCCTGGAAAACTTTCATGGAGTAGAGCATAGACTAGAAAGCGTATTGAAAATTAATAATGTACAATACATTAATGATTCTAAGGCGACAAATGTAAATGCTACGTTTTATGCTTTAGACGCTATGAAATCAGCAACTGTTTGGATTGTTGGTGGAGTAGATAAAGGAAATGACTACACAGAATTGTATTCGCTGGTTAATGAAAAAGTAAAAGCTATTATTTGTTTAGGAGTAGATAACTCCAAGATTATTAATGCATTTGGAAATTGTGTTGATAATATTGTGGAAACACAATCAATGAAAGAAGCTGTAAATATAGCATATAAAATAGCTGAGAGAAACGAAAACGTACTGTTGTCTCCAGCATGTGCAAGTTTTGATTTATTTAAAAACTACGAAGAAAGAGGAAGGCAATTTAAAGAAGCAGTAAGAGAATTGTAA
- a CDS encoding FtsW/RodA/SpoVE family cell cycle protein — translation MTKVLANIKGDKAIWAVAALLALFSFLPVYSASSNLAYLYGGDGDTFSFLVKHFAHLVLGFLIMYGVHKIPHHYFKGLSIIMIPMVIILLLITLAQNTTGGGTNASRWIRLPFVGVGFQPSTLAAVVLMAYVARYLSKIKDKAVTFKETLLPLWLPVFLVLMLILPANFSTAAIIFSMVIVLVFLGGYPLKYISVILGTGFLILTFFILFAKAFPGVFPNRVDTWVSRIENFADDKDTQEDYQIERAKIAIARGGVIGTGPGKSVQRNFLPQSSSDFIYAIIIEEWGFVGGVFLMLLYILLLLRLVIVAHKSADVFGKLLVMGVGLPIVFQAFINMAVAVELFPVTGQTLPLISSGGTSIWMTCLAIGIVLSVSSKRETSIEEERIKEKEENPLEVLSEVL, via the coding sequence ATGACTAAAGTATTAGCAAATATAAAAGGGGATAAGGCGATCTGGGCGGTAGCAGCTTTGTTGGCATTGTTTTCGTTTTTACCCGTATATAGTGCTAGTAGTAATTTGGCATATTTGTATGGAGGTGATGGAGATACTTTTAGTTTTTTGGTTAAACATTTTGCACATCTCGTTTTAGGTTTTTTGATCATGTATGGTGTACATAAGATACCTCACCATTATTTTAAAGGACTTTCTATTATTATGATACCAATGGTGATTATATTATTATTAATCACATTGGCACAGAATACGACGGGTGGAGGGACGAACGCAAGCAGATGGATTCGTTTGCCATTTGTTGGTGTAGGTTTTCAGCCTTCTACTCTAGCAGCGGTAGTTTTAATGGCTTATGTAGCTAGATATCTTTCAAAAATTAAAGATAAAGCCGTTACTTTTAAAGAAACATTATTGCCATTGTGGCTACCTGTGTTTTTGGTATTAATGTTGATTCTGCCTGCTAATTTTTCTACTGCGGCGATCATATTTTCTATGGTTATTGTTTTAGTATTTCTGGGGGGATACCCGCTAAAATATATTTCGGTGATCTTGGGGACTGGATTTTTGATACTTACTTTTTTCATTTTGTTTGCAAAAGCATTTCCGGGAGTTTTTCCAAACAGAGTAGATACCTGGGTGAGTAGAATAGAAAACTTTGCCGATGATAAAGATACACAAGAAGATTATCAGATAGAACGCGCAAAAATTGCAATTGCCAGAGGAGGAGTAATTGGTACTGGCCCTGGTAAAAGTGTACAGAGGAACTTTTTGCCACAATCATCATCAGATTTTATTTATGCAATTATTATTGAAGAATGGGGTTTTGTTGGAGGAGTTTTTCTAATGTTATTATACATATTGTTGTTGCTCAGATTAGTGATTGTAGCTCATAAAAGCGCAGATGTTTTTGGTAAGTTGTTGGTTATGGGGGTTGGACTGCCTATTGTTTTTCAAGCATTTATAAATATGGCTGTTGCTGTAGAGTTATTTCCTGTAACAGGACAAACACTCCCACTTATTAGTAGTGGTGGAACATCAATATGGATGACTTGCCTGGCAATTGGTATTGTATTAAGTGTAAGTAGTAAAAGAGAAACTAGTATAGAAGAAGAACGAATAAAAGAAAAAGAAGAAAACCCTTTAGAGGTTTTGAGTGAAGTTTTATGA